The following coding sequences are from one Geodermatophilus normandii window:
- a CDS encoding helix-turn-helix transcriptional regulator: protein MSDPGARTLRLLSLLQARRHWSGADLADRLGVSVRTLRRDVDRLRGLGYPVEASRGLDGGYALAPGAALPPLVLDDDEAVALALGLQSAAGSAVAGMAETSVRALAKVVQVMPARLRRRVEALRGATVSGWGPVTAATAVDPAVLTTVALACRDAERTAFGYTPPGRERTERTVEPHRLVALGRRWYLVGWDLDRGDWRVFRLDRLDSPRGTGAVFAPRRFPADDAAAYVRERVGGAWGRLVVDAVVAAPAQRVRDRIGPWATVTGDGAGCRVRIEADDLDWAAAALGLTGAPFSVLSPPELKDHLRDLAARYAAAGSP, encoded by the coding sequence GTGAGCGATCCCGGTGCCCGGACCCTGCGTCTGCTGTCGCTGCTGCAGGCACGCCGCCACTGGTCCGGCGCCGACCTCGCCGATCGGCTCGGCGTCTCGGTGCGGACGCTGCGGCGCGACGTCGACCGGCTGCGGGGGCTCGGCTACCCGGTGGAGGCCTCCCGCGGCCTCGACGGCGGGTACGCCCTCGCGCCGGGGGCCGCGCTGCCGCCGCTGGTCCTCGACGACGACGAGGCGGTGGCGCTCGCCCTCGGGCTGCAGTCCGCGGCCGGGTCGGCGGTGGCGGGCATGGCGGAGACCTCGGTGCGGGCGCTGGCCAAGGTCGTGCAGGTGATGCCCGCGCGGCTGCGGCGGCGGGTCGAGGCGCTGCGCGGCGCGACCGTCTCCGGCTGGGGCCCGGTGACGGCCGCGACCGCCGTCGACCCCGCCGTCCTGACGACCGTGGCGCTGGCCTGCCGCGACGCCGAGCGGACCGCCTTCGGCTACACCCCGCCCGGCCGGGAGCGCACCGAGCGCACCGTGGAGCCGCACCGGCTGGTGGCGCTGGGCCGCCGCTGGTACCTCGTCGGCTGGGACCTCGACCGCGGCGACTGGCGGGTGTTCCGCCTCGACCGGCTCGACTCCCCGCGCGGTACCGGCGCCGTCTTCGCGCCGCGCCGGTTCCCGGCCGACGACGCCGCGGCGTACGTGCGGGAGCGGGTCGGGGGTGCGTGGGGCCGGCTCGTGGTGGACGCGGTGGTGGCCGCGCCCGCGCAGCGGGTGCGCGACCGGATCGGCCCGTGGGCCACGGTGACCGGCGACGGAGCCGGCTGCCGGGTGCGGATCGAGGCCGACGACCTGGACTGGGCGGCCGCGGCGCTCGGCCTGACCGGGGCACCGTTCTCGGTGCTGAGCCCGCCGGAGCTCAAGGACCACCTGCGCGACCTCGCCGCCCGGTACGCGGCCGCCGGCTCGCCCTGA
- a CDS encoding DinB family protein translates to MTAPTLTAERADLLETLAAHRNFLRVTVQGLATEQATRRTTASELTLAGIVKHVAATEASWADFVVRGTAALEQSPEEWGEQWALRPGETLESVLEHYDDVAARTDELVRTVDLDTAHPLPEAPWFTPGAVRSARRVFLHVVAETAQHAGHADILRESLDGQKTMG, encoded by the coding sequence GTGACCGCTCCCACCCTGACCGCCGAGCGCGCCGACCTGCTCGAGACGCTCGCCGCGCACCGGAACTTCCTGCGCGTCACCGTGCAGGGGCTGGCCACCGAGCAGGCCACCCGGCGCACCACCGCGAGCGAGCTCACGCTCGCCGGCATCGTCAAGCACGTGGCCGCGACCGAGGCGTCGTGGGCCGACTTCGTGGTCCGCGGGACCGCGGCGCTGGAGCAGTCGCCGGAGGAGTGGGGCGAGCAGTGGGCGCTGCGGCCCGGCGAGACGCTGGAGTCGGTCCTCGAGCACTACGACGACGTCGCCGCCCGCACCGACGAGCTGGTCCGCACCGTCGACCTCGACACCGCCCACCCGCTGCCCGAGGCCCCGTGGTTCACCCCGGGCGCGGTGCGCTCGGCCCGCCGGGTGTTCCTGCACGTCGTCGCGGAGACCGCCCAGCACGCCGGGCACGCCGACATCCTGCGGGAGTCGCTCGACGGCCAGAAGACGATGGGCTGA